One region of Cryomorphaceae bacterium genomic DNA includes:
- a CDS encoding SDR family oxidoreductase: MDLNLSGKRALVAGSTQGIGKASAIEIAGLGAGVTLIARNEEKLRKVLDLLPKTKGQVHDYIVADFSKPDQLRSRVLDYLSRGNSFQILLNNTGGPPGGPAIDAKLDEFQQAFSNHLLCNHILVQAVVPGMKEASYGRIINIISTSVKQPLPGLGVSNTIRGAVANWAKTLANELGQFNITVNNVLPGATMTSRLESIISTKSESLGLDKEQVLKQMAQAVPMKRVAQAHEIAAAVAFLASPAASYINGINVPVDGGRTTSL; the protein is encoded by the coding sequence ATGGATCTCAATCTCTCCGGAAAACGCGCGCTGGTTGCGGGCAGCACACAGGGCATCGGCAAGGCGTCGGCCATTGAAATAGCTGGTTTGGGCGCCGGTGTGACCCTCATTGCCCGAAACGAAGAAAAACTGCGCAAGGTGCTCGATTTGCTGCCTAAAACCAAAGGGCAGGTTCACGATTACATCGTGGCCGATTTTTCGAAACCCGACCAATTGCGGTCGCGTGTGCTCGATTACCTCTCGCGCGGCAACAGCTTTCAGATTCTGCTCAACAATACCGGTGGCCCTCCCGGCGGACCTGCCATCGATGCGAAACTGGACGAGTTTCAACAGGCATTTTCCAACCACCTTTTGTGCAACCACATTTTGGTTCAGGCTGTGGTGCCGGGTATGAAAGAGGCTTCATACGGACGCATCATCAACATTATTTCCACTTCGGTAAAGCAGCCGCTGCCGGGTCTTGGCGTGTCGAACACCATTCGCGGAGCGGTGGCCAATTGGGCCAAAACACTGGCCAATGAGTTGGGGCAATTCAACATTACGGTGAACAATGTTTTACCCGGTGCCACCATGACCTCGCGCCTTGAGAGCATCATCTCAACCAAAAGTGAAAGTTTGGGCCTCGACAAAGAGCAGGTGCTGAAGCAAATGGCACAGGCCGTGCCGATGAAACGCGTGGCACAGGCCCATGAAATTGCGGCAGCGGTAGCATTTCTGGCTTCACCGGCCGCCAGTTACATCAATGGCATCAACGTGCCGGTTGACGGCGGACGAACCACTTCGTTGTAG
- a CDS encoding DNA-binding response regulator, with the protein MSQKNKTRVLLAEDDPNLGSLLSEYLEAKGFGVTLCKDGDQGLKAFSQQTFDFIILDVMMPLKDGFTLAREIRNVNKEVPILFLTAKSMKEDTLKGFEIGADDYVTKPFSMEELLVRINAILRRTGNHQEEEETQEYQIGLYHFNYLNQRLSINGEEIKLTTKENELLNLLCKSLNGVMERNFALNAIWGDDDYFKGRSMDVYIAKLRKHLSKDPNIEIVNVHGRGFKLLVDSE; encoded by the coding sequence TGAGTGAGTACCTTGAGGCCAAGGGCTTTGGAGTAACACTTTGCAAAGACGGCGATCAAGGCTTGAAGGCGTTTTCGCAGCAAACTTTTGATTTTATCATCCTCGATGTGATGATGCCGCTCAAGGACGGATTTACACTTGCCCGGGAAATCCGGAACGTGAATAAAGAGGTGCCCATTCTTTTTCTCACCGCCAAATCCATGAAGGAAGATACACTCAAAGGCTTTGAGATTGGCGCCGATGATTACGTGACAAAGCCCTTCAGCATGGAAGAGCTGCTGGTGCGAATCAACGCCATTCTTCGCCGTACAGGCAATCACCAGGAAGAGGAAGAAACCCAGGAATACCAGATTGGTCTTTACCACTTTAACTACCTGAACCAGCGGCTTTCCATTAACGGTGAAGAAATTAAACTCACCACCAAGGAAAACGAACTGCTCAACCTGCTGTGCAAAAGCCTGAACGGAGTGATGGAGCGCAACTTTGCCCTGAACGCCATTTGGGGTGACGACGATTACTTTAAGGGGCGCAGCATGGATGTGTACATCGCCAAACTGCGCAAACACCTTTCAAAGGACCCCAACATTGAAATTGTAAACGTACACGGCCGCGGCTTTAAGCTGCTTGTTGACAGTGAGTAA